In Streptomyces qaidamensis, one DNA window encodes the following:
- a CDS encoding TniQ family protein, whose product MIPGSGRVLPLRVPVAPGEGIDSWLEALARRNGLSLRALLTDFGLPTPSLTSTLFTSVTSSQLRELERRCQLPDHHLDQTLPNPVLPLRTRQARGSRYCSDCLAEREGRWKLVWWLPCVFACTTHRTLLHDTCPGCGCRPRRLLPGRTRSHPAGICTTRRGDNPPCGTDLRITPANRLPDTSPLLSAQRWIDELLADPDISAAAASLSDLVHLSRWFLHALPEHEIRHLGTVAATAWVERPTKAPPDRLAPVNAPLTAVITHHARPLLGPCHDTAIHRIQQLRTHQGAATALHPADMTMENWKKLSPRMRGRFVHAADAHLSQLDRVRLHSGSPAARIPVPGDAPHTSRSQRIPQLLWPHWTLRFLPPQGLRVDLFRGTAAALLFLPGASSRDKKALLKPLHGHLANYVAHTLQVISQSGYEQVFPALCRIADYLDEHGSEINYQRRRTLIPADTISEAAWQELCFRTNTHPGETSTPAAPGRLLPARRYLFQLLTGADLTDAQHALAWKSPSDRTRYVNFNLSLSLPQRQALLQHAEELLEDLGIDEPVAWEPPEACCQGLALPGPRLDDIDLDTLKRLVITEGRKPSDAARLMKTTVTHVRLALEHIDQGEREWARTTPTSAWKLRERARTVLTASFLDREYTKSGKTLTRIARETGISRQIVVEQAKATGLTIYYSQRPVPMDESWLREQYLTHKRSTADIAAQLGTEDETVRRRFLQLGIPLRPPGVHSRTIMTAKVDKSVPRNIRAAVEGTLHGWLRLHRFQIAMALPNLETTADYLGTHRGALVHQFQRLESDLGHALFHRAAFGKPHRPTRHGSALLRSLATDDIQAMMHSALGPDQITRMPDAATLARAAIRLTTRQSPGPLRPFGDDITAKRIRITGPTLILLRDLLDHQNEQFYGAQIHARTGIDNGTLYPQLKRMERAGWLTSRPEAEDSWLARAPVGCGPGRRRTYYALTPNGLRAAAHEVQHHKPRRRPAR is encoded by the coding sequence GTGATCCCCGGCAGTGGTCGCGTCCTGCCGCTGCGGGTCCCCGTCGCCCCCGGCGAGGGGATCGACAGCTGGCTCGAAGCACTCGCCCGCCGCAACGGGCTCTCCCTTCGGGCACTGCTGACCGACTTTGGCCTGCCGACCCCTTCCCTGACCTCCACGCTCTTCACGAGCGTCACGTCCTCCCAGCTTCGTGAGCTGGAACGCCGCTGCCAGCTGCCCGATCACCACCTGGACCAGACCCTGCCGAATCCTGTCCTGCCGCTGCGGACACGGCAGGCCCGCGGCTCGCGCTACTGCTCGGACTGTCTGGCCGAGCGCGAGGGGCGATGGAAACTCGTCTGGTGGCTGCCCTGCGTGTTCGCCTGCACCACCCACCGCACGCTGCTGCACGACACGTGTCCCGGCTGCGGCTGCCGACCACGCCGACTGCTCCCGGGCCGCACCCGCTCCCATCCGGCCGGGATCTGCACCACCCGCCGTGGTGACAACCCGCCCTGCGGCACGGATCTCCGCATCACGCCAGCGAACCGACTCCCCGACACCAGCCCATTGTTGTCCGCTCAGCGCTGGATCGACGAACTCCTTGCCGATCCCGACATCTCGGCGGCAGCCGCGAGCCTGAGCGATCTGGTCCACCTGTCGCGCTGGTTCCTGCACGCCTTGCCTGAGCACGAGATCCGCCATCTGGGAACCGTCGCCGCGACGGCATGGGTCGAGCGCCCCACCAAGGCCCCGCCCGACCGGCTGGCACCGGTGAACGCCCCGCTCACCGCAGTGATCACGCACCATGCCCGACCGCTGCTGGGCCCTTGCCACGACACCGCCATCCACCGCATCCAGCAGCTCCGCACACATCAGGGGGCAGCGACAGCTCTCCACCCCGCCGACATGACCATGGAGAACTGGAAGAAGCTCTCACCCCGCATGCGTGGCAGGTTCGTCCACGCCGCTGATGCCCACCTCAGCCAGCTGGACCGCGTCCGCCTGCACTCAGGCAGTCCTGCGGCCCGCATCCCCGTCCCCGGTGATGCGCCGCACACCTCCCGCTCCCAGCGCATCCCACAACTGCTCTGGCCCCACTGGACCTTGCGGTTCCTTCCGCCCCAAGGACTCCGAGTCGACCTGTTCCGCGGCACCGCCGCCGCCCTGCTCTTCCTGCCCGGCGCCAGCAGCAGGGATAAGAAGGCCCTCCTCAAGCCGCTGCACGGCCACCTGGCCAACTACGTCGCCCACACCCTGCAAGTGATCAGCCAAAGCGGCTACGAACAGGTCTTTCCCGCCCTCTGCCGTATCGCCGACTACCTCGACGAACACGGCAGTGAGATCAATTACCAACGGCGGCGCACCCTCATCCCTGCCGACACGATCAGCGAGGCCGCGTGGCAGGAACTGTGTTTCCGCACCAACACACACCCCGGCGAAACGAGTACGCCCGCCGCCCCTGGCCGTCTACTGCCGGCCAGGAGATATCTCTTCCAGCTGCTGACCGGAGCCGACCTCACCGACGCCCAGCACGCCCTGGCCTGGAAGAGCCCAAGCGACCGCACCCGCTACGTCAACTTCAACCTCTCGCTCTCGCTCCCGCAGAGACAAGCCCTGCTCCAACACGCCGAGGAACTGCTTGAAGATCTCGGCATCGACGAACCTGTGGCCTGGGAGCCACCCGAAGCGTGCTGCCAGGGACTGGCCCTTCCCGGCCCCCGACTGGACGACATCGATCTCGACACCCTCAAACGCCTCGTGATCACCGAAGGACGCAAGCCCTCCGACGCCGCCCGTCTGATGAAGACCACCGTCACGCACGTCCGACTCGCTCTCGAACACATCGACCAGGGCGAACGGGAATGGGCCCGCACCACCCCCACCTCGGCCTGGAAACTACGAGAGCGCGCCCGCACAGTACTCACAGCCTCGTTCCTGGACCGCGAGTACACCAAGAGCGGCAAGACACTCACCCGCATCGCCCGGGAAACCGGCATCTCCCGCCAGATCGTCGTCGAGCAGGCGAAGGCGACGGGCCTCACCATCTACTACTCGCAACGCCCCGTCCCCATGGACGAGTCCTGGCTGCGCGAGCAGTACCTGACCCACAAACGCTCCACAGCCGACATCGCCGCCCAACTCGGCACCGAAGACGAAACAGTCCGCCGCCGGTTTCTGCAACTCGGCATTCCGCTGCGCCCGCCGGGCGTTCACAGCCGCACCATCATGACCGCCAAGGTCGACAAGAGCGTCCCACGCAACATCCGCGCAGCCGTCGAAGGCACGCTGCACGGCTGGCTTCGCCTTCACCGCTTCCAGATCGCCATGGCCCTGCCGAACCTCGAAACCACAGCCGACTACCTCGGCACCCACCGAGGTGCCCTGGTCCACCAATTCCAGCGCCTGGAAAGCGATCTCGGGCATGCGCTGTTCCATCGCGCCGCCTTCGGGAAACCGCATCGTCCGACCAGGCACGGCAGTGCCCTCCTGCGCTCCCTTGCCACCGATGACATCCAGGCGATGATGCACTCCGCACTCGGCCCCGACCAGATCACGCGCATGCCGGACGCGGCCACGCTGGCCAGAGCCGCTATCCGTCTCACCACCCGGCAAAGCCCCGGACCGCTCAGGCCTTTCGGCGACGACATCACCGCCAAGCGAATCCGAATCACCGGCCCCACCCTCATACTCCTGCGCGACCTGCTCGACCACCAGAACGAACAGTTCTACGGCGCGCAGATTCATGCGAGAACCGGCATCGACAACGGCACCCTCTATCCCCAGCTCAAGAGGATGGAACGAGCGGGCTGGCTCACCAGCCGCCCCGAAGCCGAAGACTCCTGGCTCGCGCGAGCCCCGGTCGGCTGCGGTCCCGGTCGCCGACGCACCTACTACGCGCTCACACCCAATGGGCTCCGCGCAGCCGCCCACGAAGTCCAGCACCACAAACCACGCCGCCGGCCAGCCCGATGA
- a CDS encoding AAA family ATPase, with translation MSAPGLFSLSRKEGWNQYVNTPPRQRPEMLTRAQLNALGEDAREDYNDRRHDWHANFGIIQTPQLASLHEELDQIVASNRQDGDRIRSAAVIDALPGLGKTTIANLYGRTYDRQQRRRLGAVTAEGNERVPVFRVGLTSNTTLRTLNRMICEFYGHPATDRGSAAALASHALDCVLSCDTRLGIIDDIHFIDLDRKEGLAVSNHLKWLANELPVTFVYVGVGLAERRFFADGLTGKNTVLAQTARRWTRLGVDPFHLTSDQGRQHWRSLLKASERQLVLAEHRPGMLIDLADYLFERTSGHIGSYFTLLMRGCYRAIRGKTEALNRDLLDQVRLDEASEQARKQLAAALAHGTLSSKSKAAS, from the coding sequence ATGAGCGCACCGGGACTGTTCAGCCTGTCCCGCAAGGAGGGCTGGAACCAGTACGTCAACACTCCGCCGCGGCAGCGTCCCGAGATGCTCACCCGAGCGCAGCTGAACGCGCTCGGTGAGGACGCCCGGGAGGACTACAACGACCGGCGTCACGACTGGCACGCGAACTTCGGCATCATCCAGACCCCTCAGCTGGCCTCCCTCCACGAGGAACTGGACCAGATCGTGGCCAGCAACCGGCAGGACGGCGACCGCATCCGCTCGGCGGCAGTCATCGACGCCCTGCCCGGCCTGGGCAAGACCACCATCGCCAACCTCTACGGCCGCACCTACGACCGCCAGCAGCGCCGCCGACTCGGAGCGGTCACGGCCGAGGGCAACGAGCGCGTCCCGGTCTTCCGGGTCGGGCTGACCTCGAACACCACCCTGCGCACGCTGAACCGGATGATCTGCGAGTTCTACGGGCATCCCGCCACCGACCGGGGCAGCGCCGCGGCCCTGGCCAGCCATGCTCTGGACTGCGTGCTCAGCTGCGACACCCGTCTGGGGATCATCGACGACATCCACTTCATCGACCTCGACCGCAAGGAAGGGCTCGCGGTGAGCAACCATCTGAAGTGGCTCGCCAACGAGCTTCCCGTCACCTTCGTCTATGTCGGCGTCGGACTCGCCGAACGCCGCTTCTTCGCCGACGGGCTGACCGGGAAGAACACGGTCCTCGCACAGACCGCACGGCGCTGGACGCGGCTCGGCGTGGACCCGTTCCACCTCACCTCCGACCAGGGGCGCCAGCACTGGCGGAGCCTGCTCAAGGCATCCGAGCGCCAACTCGTGCTGGCCGAGCACCGCCCCGGCATGCTCATCGACCTGGCCGACTACCTCTTCGAACGCACCAGCGGCCACATTGGCTCGTACTTCACTCTGCTGATGCGCGGTTGCTACCGAGCCATCCGTGGCAAGACCGAGGCCCTGAACCGCGACCTGCTCGACCAAGTACGTCTCGACGAAGCCTCCGAACAGGCCCGCAAGCAACTCGCGGCCGCTCTCGCCCACGGCACCCTGTCCTCCAAGTCCAAGGCGGCATCGTGA